A genomic region of Anas acuta chromosome 25, bAnaAcu1.1, whole genome shotgun sequence contains the following coding sequences:
- the LOC137844696 gene encoding feather keratin Cos1-1/Cos1-3/Cos2-1-like: protein MSCYNQCLPCRPCGPTPLASSCNEPCVRQCQNSTVVIEPSPVVVTLPGPILSSFPQNTVVGSSTSAAVGSILSCDGVPITSGCCDLSGISSRYCGRRCLPC from the coding sequence ATGTCCTGCTACAACCAGTGCCTGCCATGCCGGCCCTGTGGCCCGACCCcgctggccagcagctgcaacgagccctgCGTCAGGCAGTGCCAGAACTCCACCGTCGTCATTGAGCCCTCTCCCGTAGTGgtgaccctgcccggccccatcctcagctccttcccgcaGAACACCGTTGTGGGAtcctccacctctgctgccgttggcagcatcctcagctgtgACGGAGTCCCCATCACCTCCGGGTGCTGTGATCTCTCGGGCATTTCCAGCCGCTACTGTGGCAGAAGATGCCTGCCCTGCTAA
- the LOC137844700 gene encoding feather keratin Cos2-3-like produces the protein MPLDMGQLRPTIKASPAPCSLIHFSGLLLVGIQVSVNLLPPDMSCYDQCRPCQPCGPTPLASSCNEPCVRQCQNSTIVIQPSPVVVTLPGPILSSFPQNTAVGSSTSAAVGSILSCDGVPINSGCCDLSCITSRYCGSRCRPC, from the exons ATGCCTCTGGACATGGGGCAGCTAAGGCCCACTATAAAAGCCAGCCCAGCTCCATGCTCTCTCATCCACTTCTCTGGCCTTCTTCTTGTTGGGATCCAGGTGAGT GTGAACCTCCTGCCACCAGACATGTCCTGCTACGACCAGTGCCGGCCATGCCAGCCCTGCGGCCCGACCCcgctggccagcagctgcaacgagccctgCGTCAGGCAGTGCCAGAACTCCACCATTGTCATCCAGCCCTCTCCCGTGGTGgtgaccctgcccggccccatcctcagctccttcccgcaGAACACGGCTGTGGGAtcctccacctctgctgccgttggcagcatcctcagctgtgACGGCGTCCCCATCAACTCTGGGTGCTGTGACCTCTCCTGCATTACCAGCCGCTACTGTGGCAGCAGGTGCCGCCCCTGCTAA